The Epinephelus lanceolatus isolate andai-2023 chromosome 21, ASM4190304v1, whole genome shotgun sequence genome has a segment encoding these proteins:
- the chmp6b gene encoding charged multivesicular body protein 6, translating into MGNLFGKKKQSRVTEQDKAILQLKQQRDKLRQYQKRINLQLEKERLLAKQLLKNGKKEKALLLLKKKRYQDQLLDKTENQIGNLERMVQDLEFAQIEAKVIQGLKVGNECLKKMHEVMSIEEVERIMDETQDAIEYQRQIDEMLAGSLSQEDEDAVLAELEAITQGDVELPDVPADELPEVPEATEKKAERDRPRKKPEREMLAA; encoded by the exons ATGGGAAACctgtttggaaaaaagaaacagagccGAGTGACGGAACAAGACAAAGCTATTCTG CAACTGAAGCAGCAGAGAGATAAACTGCGGCAGTATCAGAAGAGGATCAACCTGCAGCTGGAGAAGGAGAGACTTTTGGCCAAACAGCTGctgaaaaatggcaaaaaaga GAAAGCGCTCCTCCTGCTGAAAAAGAAACGCTACCAGGATCAACTTCTGGACAAGACGGAGAACCAGATTGGTAACCTGGAGCGGATG GTTCAGGACCTGGAGTTCGCCCAGATTGAGGCAAAGGTCATTCAAGGGTTGAAAGTTGGAAATGAGtgtctgaaaaaaatgcacGAG GTGATGTCTATTGAAGAAGTAGAACGGATTATGGATGAAACTCAAGACGCCATCGAGTACCAGAGG CAAATAGACGAGATGCTGGCGGGCTCTTTATCACAGGAAGATGAAGATGCTGTCCTGGCTGAGCTGGAGGCCATAACTCAG GGAGACGTCGAGCTTCCTGACGTTCCTGCAGACGAGCTTCCAGAAGTCCCAGAGGCCACAGAGAAGAAAGCAG AGAGGGATCGTCCCAGGAAGAAGCCGGAGCGGGAGATGCTCGCTGCATAG
- the LOC117247144 gene encoding H-2 class II histocompatibility antigen, A-U alpha chain-like: MDPSLALLVVGHFFLTAHAALYEGTMFYGCSESGDGQVQLHWNGDQIAYADFENRRAVWTAPLLEELEKDFLPGFYLLALVSKERLWKYYIAEAAQIEKSPIEKKAPTMLVYPKEEAEQGKESIFYCYISHFYPPFINVTWTRNGVQVTEGVALSNLYPEGDGTFSQLASLSFSPHTDDVLGCSVQHAALSHPATKTWVLPERSVGSTAAWVCLSLGLICLTSGVILFILSTKDSLQHRLADCWRAAYHRVAGQTDTG; encoded by the exons ATGGATCCCTCACTGGCTTTACTGGTTGTGGGTCACTTCTTCCTCACAGCCCATGCAG CACTTTATGAAGGGACGATGTTCTATGgctgctctgagtctggtgaCGGTCAGGTACAATTACACTGGAACGGAGACCAGATTGCATATGCTGACTTTGAGAACAGACGAGCAGTTTGGACAGCACCCCTGCTTGAGGAGCTGGAAAAAGATTTTTTACCTGGATTTTACCTATTGGCTCTGGTTAGCAAGGAGAGACTATGGAAATACTATATTGCTGAAGCTGCACAGATCGAGAAGAGTCCCattgaaaaaaaag CCCCGACAATGCTCGTCTATCCCaaggaggaggcagagcagggGAAGGAGAGCATCTTCTACTGTTACATCAGTCACTTCTACCCCCCCTTCATCAATGTCACGTGGACCAGGAATGGTGTTCAGGTGACAGAAGGTGTGGCTCTCAGTAACCTGTACCCTGAAGGGGACGGGACCTTCAGTCAGCTGGCCAGCCTGTCTTTCAGTCCACACACAGATGACGTGCTGGGCTGCAGTGTGCAGCACGCAGCGCTGAGCCACCCTGCCACCAAAACATGGG TGCTGCCTGAGAGGTCAGTGGGTTCTACAGCAGCGTGGGTCTGTTTGTCTTTGGGACTCATCTGTCTCACTTCTGGTGTCATCCTCTTCATCCTTTCTACTAAAGACTCTCTCCAACATCGGCTGGCAGACTGCTGGCGGGCTGCGTACCACAGGGTTGCTGGGCAGACTGACACTGGCTAA